One stretch of Pigmentiphaga aceris DNA includes these proteins:
- a CDS encoding NAD(P)/FAD-dependent oxidoreductase — protein MEQVDCVVIGAGVVGLATARALARSGHEVMILEAARAIGTGTSSRNSEVIHAGIYYPPGSRKARLCVSGKDMLYAFCEAHGVGYRRSGKLIVASDADQVAQLEVIAKNAAASGVEDLRWLDATAMHEHEPALRGHAALLSPSTGIIDSHALMLALLGEAERAGATLALGANVIAASVHADGIALSIDSDGEAITLLARSVINSAGLGACDLARRINGLDAHHVPPNYLAKGSYFTCAGRSPFSHLIYPLPEAGGLGVHLTLDLGGQMRFGPNVKWVDSIDYEVDASEASAFATAVRRFWPDLPDGALQPGYAGIRPKISGPGEPAADFRIDGPAVHGVVGLVNLFGIESPGLTASLAIADEVLACMAE, from the coding sequence ATGGAACAAGTCGATTGCGTGGTCATCGGTGCGGGAGTGGTCGGGTTGGCCACGGCGCGGGCACTGGCCCGGTCTGGCCACGAAGTCATGATTCTGGAAGCCGCGCGTGCCATCGGCACCGGCACCAGTTCGCGCAACAGCGAAGTGATTCATGCGGGTATCTATTACCCGCCCGGCTCACGCAAGGCAAGGCTGTGCGTCAGCGGCAAGGACATGCTGTATGCGTTTTGCGAGGCCCACGGCGTGGGCTATCGCCGCAGCGGCAAACTGATCGTTGCCAGTGACGCCGACCAGGTTGCCCAGCTTGAGGTCATTGCCAAGAATGCCGCTGCCAGTGGTGTTGAAGATTTGCGCTGGCTGGACGCCACCGCCATGCACGAGCATGAACCTGCGCTGCGCGGGCATGCGGCGCTGTTGTCGCCATCGACTGGCATCATCGACAGCCACGCCTTGATGCTGGCCTTGCTGGGCGAGGCCGAACGCGCGGGGGCCACGCTGGCGCTGGGGGCAAACGTTATAGCGGCGTCGGTACATGCCGATGGCATTGCGTTGAGTATCGACAGCGATGGCGAGGCCATCACCTTGCTTGCCCGCAGCGTGATCAACAGTGCAGGTTTGGGTGCCTGCGACTTGGCGCGTCGTATCAACGGCCTGGATGCACACCATGTACCGCCCAACTATCTTGCCAAGGGCAGCTACTTCACCTGCGCTGGCCGTTCGCCGTTTTCACATCTGATCTATCCCTTGCCCGAGGCAGGCGGGCTGGGTGTGCATCTGACCTTGGATCTGGGCGGTCAGATGCGTTTTGGCCCGAATGTAAAGTGGGTGGACAGCATCGACTACGAAGTCGATGCCAGCGAGGCCTCTGCCTTCGCCACAGCGGTGCGCCGCTTCTGGCCAGACTTGCCCGACGGTGCGCTGCAGCCTGGTTATGCCGGCATTCGCCCGAAGATCAGCGGCCCGGGCGAACCGGCCGCAGACTTCCGTATCGATGGCCCTGCCGTGCATGGGGTGGTTGGCCTGGTGAACCTGTTCGGCATCGAGTCCCCGGGGCTGACGGCGTCACTGGCGATTGCCGATGAGGTGCTTGCCTGCATGGCGGAGTGA
- a CDS encoding DUF1127 domain-containing protein, with amino-acid sequence MSSLATSISTSRQPRRAAPVTILATVRRWLDVSRERHALSRLDDAALADLGLLRTDVRRETNKYFWR; translated from the coding sequence ATGAGCAGCCTTGCTACTTCGATCTCGACTTCGCGCCAGCCGCGGCGCGCAGCCCCCGTCACCATCCTCGCCACCGTGCGTCGTTGGCTCGACGTCAGCCGCGAACGCCACGCGCTGTCGCGTCTCGATGACGCAGCACTGGCTGACCTGGGCCTCCTGCGCACCGACGTGCGCCGCGAAACCAACAAGTACTTCTGGCGTTGA
- a CDS encoding LysR substrate-binding domain-containing protein: MDPVLLRTFKAVVEEGTMQRASQRLNCVQSNVTARIKQLEAELGNPVFDRIGRRLDLNDHGRALLPYADKILELGEQARRVAGALPPERRQLRLGTVESFASLRLADVLLPFNRNHPDVELDLDIALTVQLVKSLLEHRVEAIVVASPATDPALTSEPVFEEEIVLISGPQVDAINTPADVANHTLLQFRHGCPYRERLERWMSLGHATPAKRLDLGAYGAILGCVAAGMGVSLMPRGMAEPLAQRGSLRLHQLPGISTATTHFMWRKHAALSSAAQDFLSELRRQSQHRRQLNSLVGSTMVSAVGALTNSLAG, from the coding sequence ATGGACCCCGTTCTGTTGCGTACTTTCAAGGCCGTAGTCGAAGAAGGCACCATGCAGCGCGCATCGCAGCGCCTGAATTGTGTGCAGTCGAATGTCACCGCGCGCATCAAACAGCTGGAAGCCGAGCTTGGCAATCCGGTGTTTGACCGTATCGGCCGTCGGCTAGACCTGAACGACCACGGTCGTGCCCTGCTGCCCTACGCAGACAAGATTCTTGAACTTGGTGAGCAAGCGCGCCGCGTGGCGGGCGCGCTGCCTCCTGAGCGTCGCCAATTGCGATTGGGCACCGTGGAGAGTTTTGCGTCGCTGCGCCTGGCAGACGTGCTGCTGCCCTTCAACCGCAACCACCCTGATGTCGAATTGGATCTGGACATTGCGCTGACGGTGCAGTTGGTGAAATCGCTGCTTGAACACCGTGTGGAAGCCATCGTGGTGGCCAGCCCGGCCACCGACCCGGCCCTGACCAGCGAACCGGTTTTCGAAGAAGAAATCGTGTTGATCTCCGGCCCGCAGGTCGATGCCATCAACACGCCGGCCGACGTCGCCAACCATACCCTGCTGCAATTCCGTCACGGCTGCCCCTACCGCGAGCGACTGGAACGCTGGATGTCCTTGGGACACGCCACACCCGCCAAACGCCTGGACCTGGGTGCCTATGGCGCAATCCTGGGTTGTGTCGCGGCCGGCATGGGCGTGTCGCTGATGCCACGCGGCATGGCCGAGCCGCTGGCCCAGCGCGGTTCGTTGCGCCTTCACCAGTTGCCTGGCATCAGCACGGCCACCACGCACTTCATGTGGCGCAAACACGCCGCGCTCAGTTCGGCCGCGCAGGACTTTCTCAGCGAGTTGCGGCGTCAGAGTCAGCACCGGCGACAGCTGAATTCGCTGGTCGGGTCGACGATGGTGTCAGCGGTGGGCGCGCTGACGAATTCACTGGCGGGCTAG
- a CDS encoding sterol desaturase family protein, with translation MWVISQGWGAAIEWVSLHVVGPCLAVFGLGNAFGNPAEVAEAVIITLLQLVMISLVFRPLESLFPAERWENRRLTTIDRNYTLLMLLGLFPLFSYLVLTPVAHLLGGESATLAAVNDGPTWGLTHWVPWFEHHPYVAFAVYYVVYDLAYYWMHRAQHAIPWWWALHSMHHSQRQMSCWSNDRTAYLDGVLQSFVLASVALVMGVEPAQFAWLVLLSELVQNFSHANVRLRIGQRLGKVLVGPAFHRLHHMVRDPDRPTFHNCNFGQVLSIWDRVFGTARYGEPVHPTGVSDPIVDADNGKGLISLQWYVLKRFWAAFRSPAGWRPGDVHFGGPGFAPIADDADTVPAGLPASPPVNSSARPPLTPSSTRPANSAVAGADSDAATR, from the coding sequence ATGTGGGTCATTTCGCAGGGCTGGGGGGCTGCAATCGAGTGGGTCAGCCTGCACGTGGTGGGGCCTTGCCTGGCGGTGTTCGGTCTGGGCAATGCGTTCGGCAACCCGGCCGAGGTGGCCGAAGCCGTGATCATCACCCTGCTTCAACTCGTGATGATTTCCCTGGTGTTCCGGCCGCTGGAAAGTCTGTTTCCCGCAGAACGCTGGGAAAATCGACGTCTGACGACGATCGACCGAAACTACACCTTATTGATGTTGCTGGGCCTGTTCCCGCTGTTCAGCTATCTGGTGCTGACGCCGGTTGCCCATCTGCTTGGTGGCGAATCAGCTACCTTGGCCGCTGTCAATGACGGTCCCACCTGGGGCCTGACGCATTGGGTGCCGTGGTTCGAGCATCATCCTTACGTCGCCTTCGCGGTGTATTACGTGGTCTACGATCTGGCCTATTACTGGATGCACCGGGCGCAGCACGCCATTCCCTGGTGGTGGGCCTTGCACAGCATGCATCACAGCCAGCGCCAGATGAGCTGCTGGAGCAACGACCGGACGGCGTATCTGGACGGCGTGTTGCAATCCTTTGTGCTGGCGTCGGTTGCGCTGGTGATGGGCGTGGAGCCCGCGCAGTTTGCGTGGCTGGTGCTGTTGTCCGAGCTGGTGCAGAACTTTTCCCATGCCAATGTCAGGCTGCGAATCGGGCAGCGCCTGGGCAAGGTGTTGGTGGGGCCGGCGTTTCATCGCTTGCATCACATGGTGCGCGACCCGGATCGTCCCACCTTCCACAATTGCAATTTTGGTCAGGTCTTGTCGATCTGGGATCGGGTCTTCGGCACGGCGCGTTATGGCGAGCCCGTGCATCCCACGGGGGTAAGCGACCCGATTGTCGATGCCGACAACGGCAAAGGCCTGATTTCCTTGCAGTGGTATGTATTGAAGCGATTCTGGGCGGCGTTTCGAAGTCCGGCCGGATGGCGGCCGGGCGACGTGCACTTCGGCGGGCCGGGCTTTGCCCCCATCGCCGATGACGCGGATACGGTGCCGGCCGGGTTGCCAGCTAGCCCGCCAGTGAATTCGTCAGCGCGCCCACCGCTGACACCATCGTCGACCCGACCAGCGAATTCAGCTGTCGCCGGTGCTGACTCTGACGCCGCAACTCGCTGA
- the minC gene encoding septum site-determining protein MinC: MDVPVLDFKSATLYAIRVVLHSADTLALRTALDARMKDAAGFFDDEPVVIDAGRITEPLDWQALLDGLAAHRLPVIGVTAQEENLAAAQALGLVHVALPSATARNEAAAVAAANAAEAANVAPPPAPPAAAEVIPEVGVAVDKAAAAAAPVPAPPPAGPQYGPTMIIDRPLRSGQKVYARHADLIVIGVVSHGAEVIADGNIHVYGPLRGKAMAGARGDVRAKIFTTFFDAELIAVAGVYRSIATSPPNVANQAAVVRLDGERLLVEPLKT, encoded by the coding sequence ATGGATGTGCCTGTCCTGGATTTCAAGAGTGCGACGCTGTACGCCATTCGTGTCGTACTTCACTCGGCAGACACGCTCGCCCTGCGCACCGCGCTAGACGCGAGAATGAAGGACGCCGCCGGTTTCTTCGACGACGAACCCGTCGTGATCGACGCTGGCCGAATCACCGAGCCACTGGATTGGCAAGCCCTGCTCGACGGCTTGGCAGCCCACCGCCTGCCGGTCATTGGTGTCACTGCCCAAGAAGAAAATCTGGCGGCTGCCCAGGCGCTGGGTCTGGTGCATGTTGCATTGCCCAGTGCAACGGCGCGCAACGAAGCAGCGGCGGTAGCCGCAGCCAATGCCGCCGAGGCAGCCAATGTCGCGCCGCCCCCGGCCCCGCCAGCTGCAGCTGAAGTCATTCCCGAGGTAGGGGTAGCCGTGGACAAGGCGGCCGCAGCCGCCGCGCCAGTGCCCGCCCCGCCCCCGGCCGGACCGCAGTACGGCCCGACCATGATCATTGATCGACCGCTGCGCTCAGGCCAGAAAGTGTATGCACGACATGCCGATCTGATCGTCATCGGCGTGGTCAGTCACGGCGCGGAAGTCATCGCCGACGGCAATATCCACGTATACGGCCCCTTGCGTGGCAAAGCCATGGCAGGTGCCCGTGGCGATGTCCGGGCAAAAATATTCACGACGTTTTTCGACGCCGAGCTGATCGCCGTTGCGGGGGTTTACCGCAGCATCGCCACGTCGCCGCCGAACGTTGCCAATCAAGCTGCCGTTGTAAGACTCGACGGCGAGCGGTTGCTGGTCGAACCGCTGAAAACCTGA
- the minD gene encoding septum site-determining protein MinD produces MARIVVVTSGKGGVGKTTSSASFSSGLALRGHKTAVIDFDVGLRNLDLIMGCERRVVYDLINVVQGEATLNQALIRDKQLDNLYILPASQTRDKDALTQEGVERVLKGLEEMGFEYIVCDSPAGIETGALMAAYFADDALVVTNPEVSSVRDSDRILGILSAKSKRALEGAEPVKEYLLLTRYSPKRVFDGEMLSIRDVEDILRIKLIGVVPESQSVLQASNQGLPAIHLKGTDVSEAYMDVVARYLGEEKPLRFIDYEKPGLFKRLFGGK; encoded by the coding sequence ATGGCACGTATCGTCGTCGTGACCTCAGGCAAGGGCGGAGTCGGCAAGACGACCTCCAGCGCCAGCTTTTCGTCGGGTCTGGCACTGCGCGGTCACAAAACCGCCGTGATCGACTTCGACGTCGGCCTGCGCAATCTCGACTTGATCATGGGCTGCGAACGCCGGGTCGTCTATGACCTGATCAATGTCGTCCAGGGCGAAGCCACCCTGAACCAGGCACTGATTCGCGACAAGCAGCTCGACAATCTTTACATCCTGCCGGCCTCGCAAACGCGCGACAAAGATGCGCTGACCCAGGAAGGCGTGGAACGCGTGCTGAAGGGCCTGGAAGAAATGGGCTTCGAGTACATCGTCTGCGACTCGCCGGCTGGTATCGAAACCGGTGCATTGATGGCGGCGTATTTCGCTGACGACGCACTGGTCGTGACCAACCCGGAAGTGTCGTCGGTGCGTGACTCGGATCGCATTCTGGGCATTCTGTCGGCGAAGTCCAAGCGCGCGCTGGAAGGCGCGGAGCCGGTGAAAGAATATCTGCTGCTGACCCGCTACAGCCCCAAGCGCGTGTTCGACGGCGAAATGCTGTCGATCCGTGATGTCGAAGACATTCTTCGCATCAAGCTGATCGGTGTCGTGCCCGAATCCCAAAGCGTGCTGCAAGCGTCCAACCAAGGCCTGCCTGCCATCCACCTGAAGGGAACCGACGTTTCCGAAGCCTATATGGACGTGGTTGCACGGTACCTGGGCGAAGAAAAGCCGCTGCGTTTCATCGATTACGAAAAGCCTGGTCTGTTCAAACGCCTGTTCGGAGGAAAGTAA
- the minE gene encoding cell division topological specificity factor MinE, translated as MSLLSLFLGQKKDTTANVAKERLQIILAHERSGRGASADYLPQLQKELMAVISKYVNINPDDIRVNLEREGNFEVLEVKIEMPSGK; from the coding sequence ATGTCCCTGCTGTCACTTTTCCTTGGACAAAAGAAGGATACGACTGCCAACGTCGCCAAAGAGCGCTTGCAGATTATTCTGGCGCACGAGCGGTCGGGCCGCGGTGCGTCGGCCGATTACCTGCCGCAGCTCCAGAAAGAACTGATGGCGGTGATTTCCAAGTATGTGAATATCAACCCGGACGATATTCGCGTGAATCTGGAACGTGAGGGCAACTTCGAAGTGCTTGAAGTGAAGATCGAAATGCCGTCGGGCAAATAA